The following are encoded together in the Lactuca sativa cultivar Salinas chromosome 1, Lsat_Salinas_v11, whole genome shotgun sequence genome:
- the LOC111915929 gene encoding uncharacterized protein LOC111915929 produces MMREQQTLLTNQQASILNIEKQLGQLGKQINERSLGGLPGNTEQNPKGAHIQAVTIKSRKIITHLTPIDRSNLDMEQEIREKSQTKETEQSPRCGDSTTTWQEFEKKHSEPVKPYRPPLLFPGREIQQKNDEDYLKFLDHIKSIEINIPFLEALAEMPKYAKFHKDLLTKHKKMDGLSKVVLNEICSPAMLNMLPKKMGDPGSITLLCQFGNLATSHTLADSGVSVNLMPYLFFKKLDLPKRRPVRMVIHLANKTMTFPRGICEELLVKVDKFVFLVDFIILDMEEDEQIPIILGRPFLSTA; encoded by the coding sequence ATGATGAGGGAGCAGCAAACTCTACTAACAAATCAACAAGCTTCCATCTTGAACATTGAAAAACAACTTGGGCAACTAGGTAAGCAAATAAATGAAAGATCGTTGGGAGGACTTCCAGGAAATACTGAACAAAACCCGAAAGGAGCCCACATCCAAGCTGTAACAATAAAAAGCAGGAAAATCATTACTCATTTGACTCCCATCGACAGAAGCAACCTGGATATGGAGCAAGAAATTCGAGAAAAAAGTCAAACCAAGGAAACTGAACAGTCACCACGATGTGGTGAtagtaccacgacgtggcaagagtttgaaaagaaacattctGAACCCGTTAAGCCATATCGCCCACCACTGCTCTTTCCAGGTAGAGAAATACAACAGAAGAATGATGAAGATTACCTGAAGTTCTTAGATCATATCAAATCCATTGAAATCAACATACCATTCCTTGAAGCCTTAGCCGAAATGCCAAAATATGCTAAGTTTCACAAGGACCTCTTAACAAAACACAAGAAAATGGATGGATTATCTAAGGTGGTACTAAATGAGATTTGCTCTCCTGCAATGCTAAACATGTTACCAAAGAAGATGGGTGATCCAGGAAGCATAACTTTACTATGCCAATTTGGGAATCTAGCAACTAGTCATACTCTAGCTGACTCGGGAGTAAGTGTTAATTTGATGCCttatttgtttttcaaaaagcttGATCTCCCTAAACGAAGACCGGTCCGCATGGTCATCCATTTAGCCAACAAGACGATGACCTTTCCAAGAGGTATTTGTGAAGAATTATTAGTAAAAGTTGACAAATTTGTTTTTCTCGTAGATTTCATCATTTTAGACATGGAGGAAGACGAACAAATCCCAATCATCCTTGGAAGGCCCTTCTTGAGCACCGCCTGA